The following proteins are co-located in the Thermus thermophilus HB8 genome:
- a CDS encoding isoprenyl transferase, which produces MVRRLLALSRPLYWLYEKRLLREVKRGPMPRHLGLILDGNRRYARALGLSPTKGHEFGVQKAYEVLEWCLEMGIKTVTVWVFSTDNFKRPPEEVETLMNLFLREAERMAEDHRILEHQVRVRFIGRREGFSPEVVRAIERLERRTEGHRGMFLNIAMGYGGREEIVDAVKRLLLEAEARGLSPKEVAEGLTPEDIARHLYTAGLPDPDFIIRTSGEIRLSGFLLWQSAYSEFYFADVLWPEFRKIDFLRALRSYQARERRFGR; this is translated from the coding sequence ATGGTCCGCCGCCTCCTCGCCCTTTCCCGCCCCCTCTACTGGCTTTACGAGAAACGCCTCCTGAGGGAGGTCAAGCGGGGCCCCATGCCCCGGCACCTGGGCCTCATCCTGGACGGAAACCGCCGCTACGCCCGCGCTTTGGGCCTTTCCCCCACCAAGGGGCACGAGTTCGGGGTGCAGAAGGCCTACGAGGTCCTGGAGTGGTGCCTGGAGATGGGCATCAAGACCGTGACCGTCTGGGTCTTCTCCACGGACAACTTCAAGCGCCCCCCGGAGGAGGTGGAGACCCTCATGAACCTCTTCCTGCGGGAGGCCGAGCGGATGGCGGAGGACCACCGGATCCTGGAACACCAGGTGCGGGTGCGCTTCATCGGTAGGCGGGAGGGGTTTTCCCCGGAGGTGGTCCGGGCCATAGAGCGCCTGGAGCGGAGGACGGAGGGGCACCGGGGCATGTTCCTCAACATCGCCATGGGCTACGGGGGGCGGGAGGAGATCGTGGACGCCGTGAAGCGGCTCCTTTTGGAGGCGGAGGCCCGGGGCCTCTCCCCCAAGGAGGTGGCCGAGGGCCTCACCCCGGAGGACATCGCCCGCCACCTCTACACCGCCGGGCTTCCCGACCCCGACTTCATCATCCGCACCTCGGGGGAGATCCGGCTTTCCGGCTTCCTCCTCTGGCAGTCCGCCTACTCCGAGTTCTACTTCGCCGACGTCCTCTGGCCCGAGTTCCGCAAGATTGACTTCCTGCGCGCCCTGAGGAGCTACCAGGCCCGCGAGAGGCGGTTTGGGCGTTGA
- a CDS encoding acyl-CoA dehydrogenase family protein, with protein MTLTQEQRLVLDAVRRVAREVLYPLAPEYDRKAEYPWPQLKALAELGLLGMTTPEEWGGVGLDSVTWALALEELAAADPSVAVIVSVTSGLPQYMLLRFGSEAQKRRYLVPLARGEWIGAFCLTEPQAGSDAKSLRAEARRVKGGFVLNGVKSWITSAGHAHLYVVMARTEKGISAFLVEKGTPGLSFGRPEEKMGLHAAHTAEVRLEEVFVPEENLLGEEGRGLAYALAGLDSGRVGVAAQAVGIARGAFEIAKAYAEEREQFGKKLKEHQAIAFKIADMHVKIAAARALVLEAARKKDRGERFTLEASAAKLFASAAAVEVTREAVQVLGGYGYHRDYRVERYYRDAKVTEIYEGTSEIQRLVIARELYR; from the coding sequence ATGACCCTCACCCAGGAGCAACGGCTGGTTCTGGACGCGGTGCGCCGGGTGGCCCGGGAGGTCCTCTACCCCCTCGCCCCCGAGTACGACCGGAAGGCCGAGTACCCCTGGCCCCAGCTCAAGGCCCTGGCCGAGCTCGGCCTCCTCGGCATGACCACCCCGGAGGAGTGGGGAGGGGTGGGCCTGGACTCCGTGACCTGGGCCTTGGCCCTGGAGGAGCTCGCCGCCGCCGACCCCAGCGTGGCCGTCATCGTCTCCGTGACCAGCGGCCTTCCCCAGTACATGCTCCTCCGCTTCGGGAGCGAGGCGCAGAAGCGGCGCTACCTCGTGCCCCTGGCCCGGGGGGAGTGGATCGGGGCCTTCTGCCTCACCGAGCCCCAGGCGGGCTCCGACGCCAAAAGCCTCCGCGCCGAGGCGCGGCGGGTCAAGGGCGGGTTCGTGCTGAACGGGGTCAAGAGCTGGATCACCTCCGCTGGCCACGCCCACCTCTACGTGGTCATGGCCCGCACGGAGAAGGGGATCAGCGCCTTCTTGGTGGAGAAGGGTACTCCAGGGCTTTCCTTCGGCCGCCCCGAGGAGAAGATGGGCCTCCACGCGGCCCACACCGCCGAGGTGCGCCTCGAGGAGGTCTTCGTCCCCGAGGAGAACCTTCTCGGGGAGGAGGGGCGGGGCCTGGCCTATGCCCTTGCGGGCCTGGACTCGGGGCGCGTGGGGGTGGCGGCCCAGGCGGTGGGCATCGCCCGCGGGGCCTTTGAGATCGCCAAGGCCTACGCCGAGGAGCGGGAGCAGTTCGGGAAGAAGCTAAAGGAGCACCAGGCCATCGCCTTCAAGATCGCCGACATGCACGTGAAGATCGCCGCCGCCCGCGCCCTGGTCCTCGAGGCCGCGAGGAAGAAGGACCGGGGGGAGAGGTTCACCCTCGAGGCCAGCGCCGCCAAGCTCTTCGCCAGCGCCGCCGCCGTGGAGGTCACCCGGGAGGCGGTCCAGGTCCTGGGGGGGTACGGCTACCACCGGGACTACCGGGTGGAGCGGTACTACCGGGACGCCAAGGTGACGGAGATCTACGAGGGCACCTCGGAGATCCAGCGCCTCGTCATCGCCCGGGAGCTCTACCGCTAG